One genomic segment of Vibrio penaeicida includes these proteins:
- a CDS encoding LysR family transcriptional regulator: MNLSQVEAFCTVADVGSVSEAARQLECNRTKLSMAIKALEKELNTELFVRSGNHLSLSEAGKAIYKDCESLLVTQKRIVQTCRQVSGEFNAEVWIARDDSLPDELWQNLAHQINKKFPATSFNMVLASSGDLANLVETQQVDFAFGVDYERTDDPRVTYHPIGKIRMMSVCRTGHPLTKMRRVADEDLRNAMQASIAYLNEKDNPELQPFSLRYIGFSSFDYMLSTILGEDAWGVLPEPLIRPLLRQEKIAVIKHTYGLTQEDYCMFTAAGMTEDAAMVWLADKLSDYLFDF, from the coding sequence ATGAACCTTTCTCAAGTTGAAGCCTTTTGCACCGTAGCTGACGTTGGTTCGGTTTCTGAAGCAGCTCGTCAACTCGAATGCAACAGAACCAAACTCAGTATGGCGATAAAAGCGCTAGAGAAAGAACTGAATACAGAATTGTTTGTGCGCTCTGGCAACCACCTTTCCCTCTCAGAAGCGGGTAAAGCAATTTATAAAGATTGCGAAAGTTTACTGGTGACACAAAAGAGGATCGTGCAAACTTGCCGCCAAGTATCCGGTGAATTTAATGCAGAAGTATGGATTGCGCGAGACGACTCACTTCCAGATGAACTATGGCAAAATCTAGCGCACCAGATAAACAAAAAATTTCCTGCCACCTCCTTTAATATGGTTCTCGCATCGAGCGGCGACCTCGCTAACTTGGTCGAAACACAGCAAGTGGATTTCGCATTCGGTGTCGATTACGAGCGAACGGATGACCCGCGTGTCACTTACCATCCGATCGGTAAAATTCGAATGATGTCTGTCTGTCGAACCGGGCATCCTTTAACAAAAATGCGCCGTGTCGCAGATGAAGATTTACGAAATGCGATGCAAGCGTCCATCGCCTACCTGAACGAAAAAGATAATCCAGAACTTCAGCCTTTTTCACTTCGCTATATTGGCTTTTCAAGCTTTGATTACATGCTCAGTACCATTCTCGGAGAAGATGCCTGGGGCGTGTTACCTGAACCCTTGATTCGCCCCCTGCTTCGTCAAGAAAAAATCGCGGTAATTAAGCATACCTATGGTTTGACTCAAGAAGACTATTGCATGTTCACCGCAGCAGGAATGACAGAGGACGCCGCCATGGTTTGGCTGGCCGACAAACTCAGTGACTACCTTTTTGATTTCTAA
- a CDS encoding cation diffusion facilitator family transporter: MCARTSKNENSVLTFSALLASGFAFGGLILGLWVGSLVIVFDGVYSLISLLLTLLSLAAAWYIQKPSDAQFPFGRAVIEPIVIIIKATSILGVVVYALYSAIEALLTGGREVDASIATLFGVVNVLGCGYAWWVIARKSKQHSSGLIEAEAKQWQMDTLLSVVVTAGFVVAWFVSISPYSEYAVYADPAMMVCMSFYFIKVPFDMLKDALRELLMMSPNKELCQKVDKGISAVEQEMPQDIHVTGVAKIGRELRVDVDIHTNKKTIDIGDIERTRTKITRRLSALPYDLQLNLNVC, from the coding sequence ATGTGTGCTAGGACAAGCAAAAACGAAAACAGCGTATTAACCTTTTCAGCCCTTTTAGCCTCTGGCTTTGCATTCGGTGGCTTGATTCTTGGATTATGGGTAGGTTCGCTGGTCATTGTTTTTGATGGTGTCTACTCCTTAATTAGTCTGCTGTTAACTTTATTGTCACTAGCCGCCGCGTGGTACATTCAAAAGCCGTCTGATGCGCAATTCCCCTTCGGTCGCGCGGTTATCGAACCCATTGTCATTATTATCAAAGCAACATCCATTCTCGGTGTTGTGGTGTATGCCTTGTATTCAGCAATTGAAGCCCTATTGACAGGCGGACGTGAGGTCGATGCTTCTATTGCAACACTATTTGGTGTCGTGAATGTGTTAGGTTGCGGATACGCATGGTGGGTCATTGCTCGTAAAAGCAAGCAACATTCCTCTGGATTAATTGAAGCAGAAGCCAAACAGTGGCAAATGGACACCTTACTGAGTGTCGTCGTTACAGCAGGGTTTGTTGTCGCGTGGTTTGTTTCTATTTCTCCATATAGCGAATATGCCGTATACGCCGATCCAGCTATGATGGTGTGCATGTCTTTCTATTTTATTAAAGTACCGTTTGATATGTTGAAAGACGCACTTCGTGAATTACTGATGATGTCGCCCAATAAAGAACTGTGCCAAAAAGTGGATAAAGGCATATCGGCAGTAGAGCAAGAAATGCCGCAAGACATTCATGTTACTGGCGTAGCTAAGATAGGTCGTGAACTGAGAGTGGATGTAGATATTCACACCAATAAGAAAACCATCGATATCGGTGATATAGAACGCACAAGAACCAAGATCACTCGCAGGCTTTCCGCCCTACCCTACGATCTGCAACTCAATTTGAACGTCTGCTAA
- a CDS encoding NnrS family protein, with translation MLNITDMRVENKIPPILRLGFRPFFLAGPIYAIIAIVVWVFAFQNGQPSDLNVPALWWHVHEMFFGFAMAIVAGFVLTAVQNWTGVNGTKGYRLAAIFLLWCLPRVLFWTPAPLWLISIIEAMFLLATAYEIGYRVFRTKGWKNLFFVPMFLLAIGANFASYAAIKGLPPFPASAVWQSMMWWFVLLLSIMGGRVIPFFTARRFQFEKPQPIVWLEWVATLPLVLLFITSFFPLTDQQIGQWLMLIAAVGQFYRVARWKTWKTFSEPLVWSLHLAYLCIPIALTVRGLTSNGFVSHTMLHLIALGALGGLILSMISRVTMGHTGREIYKGPKMRFAFAALILAAVLRSIGVSVAPSAMMPLIHTSALLWVVAFALFVWKFAPMLWSPRIDGRPG, from the coding sequence ATGTTAAACATCACCGACATGAGAGTCGAAAACAAGATTCCCCCTATCTTACGCCTTGGTTTTAGACCATTCTTTCTAGCGGGCCCGATCTACGCAATTATCGCTATAGTTGTCTGGGTATTTGCTTTTCAGAACGGTCAACCTAGCGACTTAAATGTCCCTGCATTATGGTGGCATGTACATGAGATGTTTTTTGGTTTCGCTATGGCGATTGTGGCTGGCTTTGTTCTCACCGCGGTACAAAACTGGACTGGTGTCAATGGAACGAAGGGGTATCGGCTAGCGGCAATTTTCTTGTTGTGGTGCCTTCCTAGAGTATTGTTTTGGACACCCGCTCCCCTCTGGCTCATCTCTATCATCGAAGCCATGTTTCTTCTCGCGACAGCTTATGAAATTGGTTATCGAGTATTTAGAACAAAAGGCTGGAAAAACTTATTCTTTGTGCCAATGTTTTTGCTAGCCATAGGCGCTAACTTCGCAAGCTACGCGGCCATTAAAGGTTTGCCCCCATTTCCTGCAAGTGCTGTATGGCAATCGATGATGTGGTGGTTTGTGTTGTTGCTCTCCATCATGGGGGGAAGAGTCATTCCGTTTTTTACCGCCAGAAGATTTCAGTTCGAAAAACCACAACCCATTGTTTGGCTAGAGTGGGTGGCAACACTACCTTTGGTACTTTTATTTATAACGAGCTTTTTCCCTCTTACAGATCAACAAATTGGGCAGTGGCTTATGCTGATTGCCGCGGTAGGTCAATTTTATAGAGTGGCTCGTTGGAAAACATGGAAAACCTTCTCTGAGCCCTTGGTGTGGTCGCTACACTTAGCTTACCTTTGCATTCCTATTGCATTAACCGTTCGCGGGCTAACTTCTAATGGCTTTGTAAGCCATACTATGCTGCATCTCATCGCGTTAGGTGCTCTCGGTGGTTTAATTCTCTCTATGATATCGAGAGTTACGATGGGGCATACTGGTCGAGAGATTTACAAAGGACCGAAGATGAGATTTGCCTTTGCAGCGTTAATCTTAGCTGCTGTGCTGCGTAGTATTGGTGTTTCTGTAGCACCATCAGCCATGATGCCACTGATCCACACATCGGCATTGTTGTGGGTTGTCGCATTCGCCCTATTCGTATGGAAGTTTGCCCCAATGCTTTGGTCACCAAGAATCGATGGCAGACCAGGCTAA
- the elbB gene encoding isoprenoid biosynthesis glyoxalase ElbB has product MKRVAVILSGCGVYDGAEIHEAVLSMFAIEQNGASWHCFAPNIEQHHVVNHLNGEVTAETRNVLSESARIARGNIQDIDELKVSEFDALLVPGGFGVAKNLSSFAFDGKECRVHSSVLDVCKAFAHEGKPAGYMCIAPALLPKIYGEGVKLTIGKDAETASTLESMGAKHVNCDVTDILVDEERKLITTPAYMLAESISEASAGINKLVKALLDRL; this is encoded by the coding sequence ATGAAAAGAGTGGCAGTTATTTTAAGTGGTTGTGGTGTATATGACGGAGCTGAAATTCATGAAGCCGTATTGTCTATGTTCGCGATAGAGCAAAATGGAGCCTCTTGGCATTGTTTTGCACCAAATATCGAACAGCATCATGTTGTTAATCATCTAAACGGGGAAGTAACAGCTGAAACTCGGAATGTTCTTTCTGAATCTGCACGAATCGCACGAGGGAATATTCAAGATATCGACGAATTAAAGGTAAGCGAGTTTGACGCGCTCCTTGTACCTGGCGGGTTTGGGGTAGCTAAAAACTTGTCTTCATTCGCGTTTGATGGCAAGGAATGCCGCGTACATAGTTCAGTACTTGACGTATGCAAAGCATTTGCTCATGAAGGCAAGCCTGCGGGGTATATGTGTATTGCGCCAGCGCTATTGCCCAAAATTTACGGGGAAGGAGTTAAGTTGACGATCGGGAAAGATGCAGAAACCGCGTCGACGTTGGAATCTATGGGTGCAAAGCACGTTAACTGCGATGTGACAGATATACTTGTTGATGAAGAACGAAAGCTCATTACCACGCCAGCTTATATGTTAGCTGAATCGATTTCTGAAGCGTCTGCTGGGATTAATAAGTTGGTTAAAGCACTACTCGATAGGTTGTAA
- a CDS encoding methyl-accepting chemotaxis protein yields the protein MPFSLKNISIRVQVLIPVLILVIALFGSLWITKTNLEAEQKDMAENVSSLVFYKDTLAKLDDTIYPLRISAVYAIYDPSRRDDFQLHLREKGQFLTQQLSQLEKTTVFQREVDKVKQSISAYVDYSHRAVPILNKHDNGTLSDAKFDAFISEYRKIGNDMVEEINALSKQVNEYAMEHLDDSLRRNEQVKSNATYILLTVFAISLIVAWWLSGLIVTPITKLQDVMRKLAAGHLTVRADQDGDNEIAKLSADVNTTVSQLHKTVGELTRISEDVASASTELAAVMTQAERNAQQEQNELEQVASAVTELASTADNVSDNATAADSTAKQADQLAKSSLDVFKEAEDANAQMSSSLNEAASVVTQLQEQSEQINNVIEVIRGVSEQTNLLALNAAIEAARAGESGRGFAVVADEVRMLAARTQDSTQEIQAIIEELQAKSGLANQSMQTSLEMLKLNESLSNQANDSVVGITESVADINDMNAQVATAAEQQSQVTQDINRNINNMSELVNQNVTGISQSATASGELSELAEQQKHQLSFFKL from the coding sequence ATGCCATTTTCTTTGAAAAATATATCAATTCGAGTTCAAGTCCTAATCCCGGTACTTATTCTTGTCATCGCTTTATTTGGTTCACTTTGGATAACAAAAACGAATCTGGAAGCTGAACAAAAAGACATGGCAGAAAATGTAAGCTCATTAGTTTTCTATAAAGATACCCTTGCCAAGCTAGACGATACTATATACCCGTTAAGGATCAGTGCTGTTTACGCAATTTACGATCCTAGCCGCCGAGACGACTTTCAATTACACCTACGTGAGAAAGGGCAGTTTCTTACTCAGCAATTATCGCAACTTGAAAAAACAACCGTTTTTCAACGTGAAGTCGATAAGGTGAAACAATCTATTTCAGCATACGTAGATTACTCACACCGAGCGGTGCCAATTCTTAACAAACACGATAACGGTACACTATCAGATGCTAAGTTTGATGCGTTTATCTCTGAATACCGGAAAATTGGTAACGATATGGTGGAAGAGATCAACGCGCTATCGAAGCAAGTTAATGAATACGCAATGGAACACTTGGACGACAGCTTAAGACGCAACGAACAAGTTAAATCCAATGCTACTTACATTCTGTTAACGGTATTTGCTATTTCTCTAATAGTGGCATGGTGGTTATCGGGCTTGATCGTAACACCTATCACTAAGTTACAAGACGTTATGCGCAAGCTGGCGGCTGGTCATCTAACAGTAAGAGCCGATCAAGATGGTGACAACGAGATTGCTAAGCTAAGTGCTGATGTAAACACCACGGTTTCTCAGTTGCACAAAACGGTAGGAGAGCTAACACGCATCAGTGAAGATGTTGCTTCTGCATCAACTGAGTTGGCAGCAGTAATGACGCAAGCGGAACGAAATGCTCAGCAAGAACAAAATGAGTTGGAACAAGTTGCATCCGCGGTAACAGAGCTCGCGAGTACGGCTGATAACGTATCCGACAATGCGACAGCAGCGGATTCTACGGCTAAGCAAGCTGACCAATTGGCAAAATCGAGCCTAGATGTGTTCAAAGAAGCTGAAGATGCGAACGCGCAAATGTCTTCATCATTGAATGAGGCGGCAAGTGTGGTGACTCAGCTTCAAGAGCAATCAGAGCAAATCAACAATGTTATTGAAGTAATTCGTGGTGTATCTGAGCAAACCAACTTATTAGCGTTGAATGCAGCGATTGAAGCAGCACGCGCTGGAGAATCGGGCAGAGGCTTCGCCGTTGTAGCGGATGAAGTGAGAATGCTGGCGGCACGTACGCAAGATTCAACGCAAGAAATCCAAGCCATTATTGAAGAGCTACAAGCTAAATCTGGTTTAGCTAACCAAAGTATGCAAACCAGCTTGGAGATGCTGAAGTTAAACGAATCACTGAGTAATCAAGCAAATGATTCCGTGGTAGGGATTACTGAATCGGTGGCGGATATCAATGATATGAACGCTCAGGTCGCAACTGCAGCAGAACAGCAATCTCAGGTAACACAAGATATTAACCGCAACATCAACAACATGTCGGAGCTTGTTAACCAAAATGTTACGGGTATAAGCCAAAGTGCGACAGCAAGTGGTGAATTATCTGAGCTGGCAGAACAGCAAAAACATCAGCTTTCTTTCTTTAAGCTCTAG
- a CDS encoding efflux RND transporter periplasmic adaptor subunit: MSKKLLRWLAPVVILGGAYGAFNVIAANGPEAEEKKEVVTIPLVQAENIFPSDHQVIISSFGEISPVEQTRLSAQVSGEVTSWHPNFVAGGIVKRGEVLFQLERDNYEAAVLQAEASLASAKASLIEEQAKAKVAEKQARKLNKKQVTDLYLRKPQVLSAQAQVKSAQAGLKRARRDLENCTVIAPYDALVVSRNIGVGQYVSAGSEVAQLNNIEAAEVSIPIAGFDSSFLPETLRGIRATVIEKGVRSIEREGFISRDLGIVDSSTRMVNLVVQIEDPYGVNSNRPILKFGSYVQVRFAGKELKHIYRLPQELVNNRTVWIVNEENQLEPRTVNVLREEGEFFLIGSGIKEKDQVVLTLPEYPQKGMNVEIAQSGSESASVAK, translated from the coding sequence ATGTCTAAAAAATTATTACGTTGGTTGGCTCCAGTAGTAATTCTTGGTGGCGCTTATGGCGCTTTCAATGTAATCGCAGCAAACGGACCAGAAGCGGAGGAAAAGAAAGAGGTTGTCACCATTCCTCTGGTTCAGGCTGAAAACATATTCCCAAGTGACCACCAAGTCATCATTTCAAGCTTTGGCGAAATTTCTCCCGTAGAACAGACACGACTTTCCGCTCAAGTATCAGGGGAAGTAACAAGTTGGCACCCCAATTTTGTCGCTGGTGGGATAGTGAAACGCGGTGAGGTTTTATTTCAATTAGAACGAGATAACTACGAAGCAGCGGTCTTACAAGCAGAAGCATCACTCGCGAGTGCAAAAGCCTCACTCATAGAAGAGCAAGCCAAAGCAAAGGTTGCTGAAAAACAAGCAAGAAAGCTAAACAAAAAACAAGTGACAGACTTGTACCTAAGAAAACCTCAGGTGTTGAGTGCTCAAGCACAAGTAAAATCAGCACAAGCTGGTTTAAAGCGCGCCAGACGCGATTTAGAAAACTGTACTGTGATTGCACCGTATGACGCGCTCGTTGTTTCACGAAATATAGGTGTGGGTCAGTATGTTTCGGCAGGCTCTGAAGTCGCACAACTCAACAACATTGAAGCAGCGGAAGTCAGTATCCCTATTGCTGGGTTCGATAGTTCATTCCTTCCTGAAACTCTCAGAGGTATCAGAGCAACCGTTATTGAAAAAGGTGTTCGCTCCATAGAGCGTGAGGGCTTTATTTCTCGTGATCTCGGCATAGTCGACAGCAGCACGCGAATGGTTAACCTTGTGGTCCAAATTGAAGATCCATATGGCGTAAACTCGAACAGACCTATCTTAAAGTTCGGCTCCTACGTACAGGTGCGATTTGCTGGCAAAGAGCTCAAACACATTTATCGTCTTCCACAAGAACTTGTGAACAATCGAACTGTTTGGATCGTGAATGAAGAGAACCAACTAGAGCCAAGAACCGTTAACGTTTTACGTGAAGAAGGTGAGTTTTTCTTGATTGGTAGCGGCATTAAAGAGAAAGATCAGGTGGTTCTGACGTTACCTGAATACCCACAGAAAGGCATGAATGTCGAAATCGCCCAATCAGGGTCTGAATCCGCTAGTGTTGCGAAATAA
- a CDS encoding efflux RND transporter permease subunit — translation MDTNKPTQPTEKGLIAYFANNSVAANLMMIFIIIMGAVSYFFIQKQMFPNSEVNYVNISASYPGASPQEIEESILIKIEESLKDVTDIKKAVSTASRGSAHLSLEIDVDAELSDVLDKVKQKVDSIASFPASMEPVNVYQVEWQQDVIEIALVGDKPLTELKPLAKVIEDELLQLSNVALVDLSAPEDEIAIEVHPDTLRKYDLTLNDITNAIQRYSANYSAGEVSTNTGMISVRIENQYYRGEEFRHIPVKIGANGAKVHLQDIATIKDGFVEGERHFKYTGQNAIYLSVQATKDQSIIPVAESVKAYIEHKNKTLPEGMKIKTLVDMTYYLNARLDMMLKNLLQGAVLVAIMLSIFLRVKLAFWVMVGLPVCFLGAMMLMPIVGVSINIISLFAFIMVLGIVVDDAIVMGESAYSEIEKHGGGVNNVVRGVKKVATPATFGVLTTIAVFAPFIMSTGPERAFFFGIASVVILCLIFSLIESKLILPAHLAHTKFTPIKEGGWRDRFNKRFFGFVNGPYRNFVTLCTQWRWTVFATFIAILAVSYAMIASNHVRVVPSPKVPHDFPVVRITMNDSVSDEQTIEALRIIEDVIWDVENKTIETHGQGMIKDLLSMNRGRTKGSIVIPLVDEELRPFNTFELSRRWRDRLPVIPGLKSISIIDDVTGGSGGDEFGYLLFGSDIETLNNAGRELIAKLQEQNGLYDISSSIDTGSKEVLLSLAPVAYDLGLDLSDIAKQVGGSFYGGEAQRIIRDGEEVKVMVRYPKLTREAFSSLRYAVITTPSGNKVMLGDVVEIDQKPGISSIRREEGYRTVYVYGSIDEEVVEPNEVVELVDSTLLPEITAKYPGVKTQLGGSIEEQQAQQNEQMAFFIAGMIIVYILLAVPLKSYAQPLIIMSVIPFSLTGSIWGHYWFGLDMSMMSMFGLIAAAGVVINDSLVMTDYVNQARAKGLSVKDAVIEAGCARFRAILLTSITTFAGVLPIMFETSLQARFVIPMAVALGFAVLFATLLTLVLVPCLYLILQDIGNLFIRMKDFFLTFVSRSEKEERSIS, via the coding sequence ATGGATACAAACAAACCGACTCAACCAACGGAAAAAGGGTTGATTGCTTATTTCGCTAATAACTCAGTCGCTGCCAATTTAATGATGATCTTCATTATCATCATGGGCGCTGTGAGCTATTTCTTCATTCAAAAGCAGATGTTCCCAAACAGCGAAGTTAACTACGTTAACATCAGTGCTTCCTATCCCGGTGCTTCCCCTCAGGAGATTGAAGAAAGCATTTTGATAAAAATTGAAGAATCGCTGAAAGATGTAACAGACATCAAAAAAGCGGTTTCTACGGCTTCACGTGGCAGTGCGCATCTGTCGCTGGAAATTGACGTCGATGCTGAACTCAGTGACGTGTTAGATAAAGTGAAGCAAAAAGTCGATTCCATTGCCTCCTTCCCTGCATCAATGGAACCCGTCAACGTATACCAAGTCGAATGGCAGCAAGATGTCATCGAAATCGCTCTGGTTGGTGACAAACCGCTAACAGAGCTAAAGCCTTTGGCGAAAGTTATTGAAGACGAACTGCTTCAACTCAGTAATGTTGCACTCGTCGATTTAAGCGCACCAGAGGATGAAATCGCCATCGAGGTTCACCCTGATACACTAAGAAAATACGACCTAACATTGAACGACATCACCAATGCCATTCAGCGTTATTCAGCGAATTACTCAGCAGGAGAAGTCAGCACCAATACAGGTATGATTTCTGTTCGAATTGAAAACCAATATTACCGCGGGGAAGAATTTCGCCACATTCCTGTAAAAATTGGCGCTAATGGCGCAAAAGTTCATCTTCAAGATATTGCCACGATTAAAGATGGGTTTGTCGAAGGTGAGCGCCACTTCAAATACACAGGGCAGAACGCAATTTACCTTTCCGTTCAAGCAACCAAAGATCAGAGTATAATTCCCGTCGCGGAGTCAGTAAAAGCGTACATAGAACATAAAAACAAGACGTTACCTGAAGGGATGAAAATCAAGACCTTAGTGGACATGACGTACTATTTAAATGCGCGCTTGGATATGATGCTTAAAAACCTACTCCAAGGTGCGGTGCTTGTTGCCATCATGCTCAGTATTTTCCTGCGTGTAAAACTGGCGTTTTGGGTAATGGTTGGTCTTCCTGTTTGTTTCTTAGGTGCCATGATGCTTATGCCCATTGTTGGCGTCAGCATTAATATTATTTCTTTGTTCGCCTTCATTATGGTGCTGGGTATTGTCGTCGATGATGCCATTGTTATGGGGGAAAGCGCCTACTCAGAAATTGAGAAACATGGGGGCGGCGTTAACAATGTTGTCCGAGGCGTAAAAAAAGTCGCAACACCTGCTACTTTTGGTGTTCTAACGACCATTGCAGTATTTGCTCCATTTATTATGTCGACAGGGCCGGAACGAGCGTTCTTTTTCGGAATTGCATCGGTCGTTATCCTTTGTCTTATCTTTAGCTTGATTGAGTCAAAGCTCATTCTGCCTGCTCACTTAGCGCATACCAAGTTTACGCCAATTAAAGAAGGCGGTTGGCGAGACCGATTTAACAAGCGCTTCTTTGGGTTTGTTAATGGTCCATACCGCAATTTTGTTACACTCTGCACACAGTGGCGCTGGACGGTTTTTGCTACCTTTATCGCTATATTAGCCGTCAGTTATGCAATGATTGCTTCGAATCACGTACGTGTCGTCCCCTCCCCTAAAGTGCCTCATGATTTCCCTGTTGTGAGAATAACAATGAACGACAGCGTGTCCGATGAACAAACCATTGAAGCATTGCGCATTATTGAAGATGTTATATGGGATGTTGAAAACAAAACCATTGAAACTCATGGACAGGGAATGATTAAAGATCTGCTGTCGATGAATCGTGGCCGTACCAAAGGAAGCATTGTTATTCCATTGGTTGATGAAGAGCTTCGCCCATTCAACACCTTCGAACTTTCCCGTCGCTGGCGAGATAGGCTACCTGTTATCCCTGGTCTTAAATCCATCTCAATCATCGATGATGTTACTGGTGGAAGTGGCGGTGATGAATTCGGTTACTTACTATTTGGCTCAGATATTGAAACGTTGAACAATGCGGGTCGCGAGTTGATCGCGAAACTGCAAGAGCAAAATGGTCTTTATGACATTTCATCTTCCATCGACACAGGCAGTAAAGAAGTCCTACTTTCTCTTGCTCCAGTTGCCTACGACTTAGGCTTAGATCTCTCCGATATTGCTAAGCAAGTTGGTGGCAGTTTTTATGGAGGGGAGGCGCAACGAATCATACGCGATGGTGAAGAAGTGAAAGTAATGGTTCGCTACCCTAAGCTTACGCGTGAGGCATTTTCTTCTTTACGATATGCGGTTATCACAACGCCATCCGGCAATAAAGTCATGTTGGGTGATGTGGTTGAAATTGACCAAAAACCGGGGATCAGCAGCATCCGTCGGGAAGAAGGTTATCGCACCGTCTATGTTTATGGTTCGATAGATGAAGAGGTGGTCGAGCCAAACGAAGTCGTCGAATTGGTTGACTCTACGTTGCTTCCAGAAATAACCGCGAAATACCCTGGTGTTAAAACTCAGCTGGGCGGTTCAATCGAAGAGCAGCAAGCGCAACAAAATGAACAAATGGCTTTCTTCATTGCGGGGATGATCATTGTTTATATTCTGCTTGCTGTACCTTTGAAGAGTTACGCACAACCGCTGATCATTATGTCGGTGATCCCGTTTAGTTTAACGGGTTCAATATGGGGACATTATTGGTTTGGTTTAGATATGAGCATGATGTCCATGTTTGGTTTAATCGCCGCTGCGGGTGTTGTGATTAATGATTCGCTAGTGATGACCGACTACGTGAACCAAGCCAGAGCAAAAGGTCTATCGGTGAAAGATGCGGTTATTGAAGCGGGTTGTGCTCGCTTTAGGGCGATATTACTGACCTCTATTACGACATTTGCTGGTGTTCTTCCTATTATGTTCGAAACCAGCCTTCAAGCGCGATTTGTTATCCCGATGGCGGTAGCGCTTGGCTTTGCCGTTTTGTTTGCTACTTTACTCACGTTGGTTTTGGTTCCATGTCTCTATCTCATACTGCAAGACATTGGAAACCTATTTATCCGCATGAAGGATTTCTTCTTAACCTTCGTTTCTAGATCGGAAAAAGAAGAAAGATCCATTAGCTAA